In Streptomyces nojiriensis, the sequence CACGCGGTCGCGCTCCATGCACCCCGCACAGGCCGTCGAACCCGGCAGCACCAGCGGCCCCACCAGCCCCGTCCCCTCCAACACCCCCGCGAACAGGTGGGGGATGCCCGCGGCGATCCAGTCGGCCGCGGTGTCCGGATCCGGGGCCCAGGCGTGCAGCCCGTCCCGGGGCGCGACCACCACCAGGGCCAGCCCCGGCTCCGCCCCCGCGTCCTTCCCGGCCCCCGGGGCGCGCCCCGGGGCCGACTCGCGCACCAGCCTGCCCGCGGACTCGGCCCGCGGCCGGCCCACGCTGCCGGGGTCCAGCCCGCCCGGCGCCACGTCCGCCGGCTCCACCCGGCCCCCGTCGAGCACCTCCACCCGGCCCACGCCGGCTCCCGCCAGGACCGCGGCGATCACGGCCCCCACCCGGCCGCTCCCGCGCACCCGGACCCGTATCGCCCGGCGGGCGGCGATCCCCCGCAAGTCCCCGCCGGGCTCCCGGTGGACCAGGGACAGCGAACCCAGGTCGGGCCCCAGCCGTTCCACGGTCTGCGGATGCCCCCGCAGGGCCTGGGCCCGCGGGCCGCCCGCCGTGGCGTCGTCGAGCAGGCCGGCCCCCGCCAGCGTCCTGACCACCTCGTCGGCCCGGCCGTCCGGCAGTCCCATCCCCGAGGCCTCGGCCCGCAGCAGTTCCATCCCCCGGGTCCCGTCGATCCGGTCGATCAGCGTGCCCGTCGCCGTGTCCACGGGGCCGAGCACCACCGCGTGGGCGGGCGTCACCCCGAACTGAACCGTCTGCAGATCCCGCCACGCCCGCGCCAGCGCCGGCTTCACCTTCGGATACATGTCCCGTCCCCCTCGATATCCCGTGCGCACGCGTGGGCACTTGTGGCCACCGGTGCGCCTATGCGCAGCCCGTTTCCCGTTCTTCCGCAACAGTGCCCGCCCACCGGAATCCGTGCCGAAGTTTGTCCACAGGTGCGAGTTATTAGGCATATGAGATGAAGGGAAATGGGATTCCGGAAAACGGCCGTGAATCCCTCGTGTTCGAACCGCGGGCGGGCGGGACTTCCGCCACCGCGACCGGGTACCGTCGTGGCGTGTCCGCCGACCCACCGCAGCGCGCCGTCGAAGTCCGCCGGAGCGCGCGCCGCCGCAGGACCGTATCCGCCTACCGCGAGGGTGACCGTACGGTCGTGCTCATCCCTGCCCGGATGTCCGAGGCGGAGGAACAGCGCTGGGTGGGGGTCATGCTCGACAAGCTGGCCGCCCAGGAGAGCCGGCGCACCTTCGGGGACGCGGAACTCACCGAGCGGGCCGCGCAGCTGTCCGAGCAGTACTTCGACGGCCGCGCCCGCCCCAACACGGTCCGCTGGGTCACCAACCAGAACACCCGCTGGGGCTCCTGCACCCCCGCCGAAGGCAGCATCCGGCTCTCGCACCGGCTCCAGGGGATGCCCGAGTACGTCGTCGACTACGTGCTCCTGCACGAGCTGGCCCACCTCCTCGTACCCGGCCACGGGCCCCGCTTCTGGGAGCTGCTGGAGGCGTACCCGCGCACCGAGCGGGCCCGCGGCTACCTGGAGGGCGTGGTCGCCGCCGAGCGGCTGCCGAAGGTCCCCGCCGCCCGCGAGGAATGAGCCCGCCGCCCCGCCTGCCGCCCCTCCCGCCGACCCGCCCGCCCACCCTCCCGCCGGCCCACCGGCCGCCCCTCGTGCCGCACGCAGTGTTTTGTACCGGGTCGGTACCGGCTTGGCCGGATGTCGGCAATTGCCGTTAGCCTGAGCGCCACGCATTCACAGTCGGGATGGGGGACGGTCGTACGTATGGCCAGGGAATTCCAACGCGGCCACAAGGCCAAGATCAGTGATCTCACGGCGGGCACCGATCTGTACGTAGGCGTCCAGATCGCCGGATCCGGGCTCGCCTTCGACATCAGCTGTTTCGGCCTCGACGCCAACGAGCAGCTGTCGGACGACCGTTACTTCGTCTTCTTCAATCAGCCGAAGTCGCCGGAAGAGTCCATTCAGCAACTCGGTGCGCAGTCCGGCGACACCGAATCCTTCCGGGTGACGCTGGACCGCATTCCGGCGTCCATCCACAAACTGTCCTTCACCGCCACCATCGACGGTGCCGGACAGATGTCGCAGATCGGCCCCGGCTACATCCGGATCGTGGCCGGCGGCGAAGAGGTCGTCCGCTACGCGTTCACCGGCTCGGAGTTCACCACCGAGCGGGCCGTGATGCTCGGCGACTTCTACCTGAAGGACGTGTGGCGCTTCGCCGCCGTCGGCCAGGGCTTCGACGGCGGGCTCGACGCGCTGCTGCGGAACTTCGGCGGCGAGGTCGCCGAGGACCCGCAGCCGGCGCAGCAGGCCCCGGCCGCCGCCTCGCCCGGGTTCGCCCCGCCGCCGCAGGCGGCCGCCCCGGCCCCGGCCTTCGGCGCCCCGGCCCCCGCCCAGCAGGCCCCGGCCCCCGCGCCGTCCTTCGGCGCGCCCGTGCCCGCGCCCGGCGCCGTCCCGCAGCCGCAGTACCAGCAGCCCGCGGCCCCGGCCCCGGTGCACGCCGCGCCCACCATGGCCGCGCCGCTCGCCCCGCCGGCCCCCGCCCCGTACGGCCAGCCGCCGCAGCCGTCCTACGGCCAGGTGCCGCCGCCCGCCCCGGCCCCCGCGCCCTACGGGCAGCCGCCGCAGCAGCCCTCGTACGGCCAGGTCCCCGGCCAGCAGCCGCCCCCGTACGGCCAGCAGCAGCCCGCCTTCGGCCAGCAGCCGCCGCAGTACGCGCAGCAGCCGCAGCAGGCGGCCGCCGGAGCGGGCCTCGCCGCCGCGCTCCAGCCGTACAAGGAAGCCCCCACCGGCACCCGCTGGACCCCGCAGAACCAGCAGCTCATGCGCGTCGACCTGTCCATGGGCGGCCAGGCCGTCCTCGCCCGCCAGGGCAGCATGGTCCTCTACCAGGGCAAGGTCGACTTCAGCTACAAGGGCGCGGGCTTCGCCGGCCGCATCGTCGGCAACGCCACCGGCCAGGAGATGCAGCTCATGCGCTGCACCGGCCGCGGCCAGGTCTTCCTCGCGGAGAACGGCGCCCACCTGCACGCCATCGAGCTGCAGGGCGACGGGATCTGCGTCTCCGCCGAGGCCGTCCTCGCCTTCGACGAGTCGCTCCAGCACGAGGTCCGCCGCATCGAGGGCCACGGCATCCCCGGCGGCGCCCTGTTCACCATGCAGTTCCAGGGCACCGGCACGGTCATCGTCAAGACGCACGGCGTCCCGGTGGTCCTGCCCGTCACCCCGACCACCTTCGCGGACAGCAACGCCATCGTCGCGTGGTCCTCCGCCTCGCAGGTGATCATCTCCAGCCAGGTCCGGCTGCGGCGCAACGCCTACCCCGGCCACAGCGGGGAGACCGTGAACCTCCAGTTCCGCGGCGCTCCCGGCAACTTCATCGTCGTCCAGCCGTACGAGGTCTGAGGGAGCCCGACATGAACGCAATGAACCAGCAACTCGCGGGCTTCGCCCCGACCCCCGTCACGGCCCGCATGGAGAACCACGGCCGGGCCATGCTCAAGGTCGCCATGCAGAGCGGCCAGGACCTCTTCGCCCGCACCGGCTCGATGGTCGCCTACGAGGGCTTCGTCCAGTACGAGCCGAACCCGCCGGCCGTCCGCCAGATGGCCTCGCAGTGGATCACCGGCGAAGGCGCACCGCTGATGAAGTGCACCGGCGACGGCCTGCTCTACCTGGCCGACTACGGCGCCGACGTGGTCGTCATCAACCTCAACAACGACTCGCTCTCGGTCAACGGCACCAACCTGCTCGCCTTCGACGCGCACCTCCAGTGGGGCGTCGAGCGCGTCAAGGGTCTCGCCAAGTTCGCCGGCCAGGGCCTGTTCAACGTGCAGATCGCGGGCACCGGGTGGGTCGCCCTGACCTCCCGAGGCACCCCGATCGTGGTCGACTGCGGCCGCGGCGAGGACGAGACGTACGTCGACCCCGACGCGCTCGTCGCCTGGTCGCCGAATCTCAAGGTCAAGGGCAAGCGCAGCTTCAAGGCCTCGTCGATGATCGGCCGGGGCAGCGGGGAGGCCTACCAGATGGCCTTCTCCGGCCAGGGCATCGTCGTCGTACAGCCCAGCGAGGACAGCACCGACCGGCTCCGGGCCCGGGGCTGAGGGGGAGCGGACACATCATGCAGAGCGCACTTTTCGCCCACGCCGAGGCGCAGTCCCAGGAGCGGTACGCCATCCAGAACCCGCAGCTGCTGCGGGTCTCGCTGACGGGCTCCGACGACGTACTCGCCCGCAAGGGCGCGATGGTCGCCTACCAGGGACTCATCGACTTCGACGGCGAGTACCAGAGCACGAGCCAGCGCAACGCCCGCAGCCGCACCGGCGAGGGCCTGGACCTCATGCGCTGCTCCGGGCAGGGCACGGTCTACCTGGCCAACCTGGCCCAGTACGTCCACGTCGTGGACGTGGACCAGGACGGCCTCACGGTCGACAGCAGCTATGTGCTGGCCCTGGACTCCACCCTGCACACCGAGGTCATCGCGGTGGACAGCCAGTACGGGATCTCCGGCTCGGGCAAGTACCAGCTCAACATCTCCGGCCGCGGCAAGGTCGCGCTGATGACCTCCGGGCAGCCGCTGATGATGCACGTCACGCCCGACAAGTACGTCAATGTCGACGCGGACGCCATCGTGGCCTGGTCCACGTCGCTGCGGGTCCAGATGCAGGCCCAGACGCACTCCAGCGGGGTGTGGCGGCGGCGCGGCAACACCGGCGAGGGCTGGGAGCTGAGCTTCCTCGGCACCGGCTTCGCGCTGGTGCAGCCCAGCGAGGTGCTGCCGCCGCAGAACGCGCAGCTCGGCCAGGGCGTCGCCGCGCAGTTCGGCATGGGCCAGCACGGCTCGCACGCGCAGAACCAGAACAACGCCTGGAACTGACGGTTCCCGGCACGGCGAAGGGGCGGCCCCGCACGGGACCGCCCCTTCGCCGCATCCGCCTCGGCGGGCTCAGCCGCCGAGGCGGGCCAAGGTCGCCTCCAGCAGCCGTACGACGGACGTGTCGGCCACCGCCGCCACCTCCTCGTACGGGAACCAGCGCAGGTCCAGGGACTCCTCGCTGATCTCCGCCACCGCGCCGGCCGGAGCCAGCGCCGCGTACTGCACGTCCAGGTGCCAGTGGCACGGAGCCGGGATCGGATGCCGGTCCAGGCGCACCGGCCCGCCCTCGAGCAGGGTCAGCCCCGATGCGATGCCCGACTCCTCCCGGGCCTCGCGCAGCGCCACGTCGGCGAGGGTCCGGTCACCGGGCTCGCAGTGGCCGCCCATCTGGAGCCACATGCCGAGCTTCTTGTGCAGGGTCAGCAGGACCCGCCCCCGCACCGGGTCGATCACCAGCGCGCTGCCCGTGACGTGCCCGGCCCCGCAGGGCTTGTAGACCCCGTCCGGGTGGGCCGCCAGGTGCTCCAGGTACAGATCGCGCAGCTCCGGCTGGTCCTCGTACGCCTTCAGGACGAGGACCGCGTCTTCGTGCAGGCTCACTTCTTCTCGTCGCCGTCCTGCTCGCGCTTCTCGGCGGCCTCGCCGAGCATCTTGTCGATCTCGGAGAAGTCCAGCTGCTCGCGGTGCACGAAGCCGTCCGGGTCGTCCAGGTCGGAGGCCGTCGGCAGCATGTCCGGGTGCTCCCAGAGGCCGTCGCGGCCGTCCACACCGCGCGCGTCCGTGAGGGAGGCCCACAGCCGCGAGGCGTCGCGCAGCCGGCGCGGGCGCAGCTCCAGGCCGATCAGCGTCGCGAAGGTCTGCTCCGCCGGGCCGCCCGAGGCGCGCCGCCGCCGCATGGTCTCGCGCATCGCGTCCGCCGAGGTCAGCCGGGGCTTGGCGGCCTCGTGCACCACCGCGTCGACCCAGCCCTCGACCAGCGCGAGTGCCGTCTCCAGGCGGGCGAGGGCGGCCTTCTGCTCGGGGGTGTCCTGCGGCTGGAACATGCCGCCCTGGAGCGCTTCCTGCAGCTGCTCCGGGTTGGACGGGTCCAGCTGGCCGACGACGTCCTCCAGCTTGGAGGTGTCGACCTTGATGCCGCGGGCATAGCCCTCGACCGCGCCGAACAGGTGCGAGCGCAGCCACGGCACGTGGGCGAAGAGCCGGGCGTGGGCCGCCTCGCGCAGGGCCAGGTAGAGCCGTACCTCGTCCGGGGGCACGCCCAGGTCCTTGCCGAAGCTCTCGATGTTCAGCGGCAGCAGCGCGGCCTTCCCGGCCGGGCCCAGCGGCAGGCCGATGTCCGTCGAGCCGACGACCTCGCCCGCGAGGGTGCCGACGGCCTGGCCGATCTGCTGGCCGAACATGGCGCCGCCCATGGAGCGCATCATGCCGAGCAGCGGCCCCGCCATGGCCTGCATCTCCTCGGGCAGCACGCCGCCCATGGCCGCGCCGACCCGCTCCGCGACCGGGTCCACGAGCTCCTTCCACACCGGGAGGGTCGCCTCGACCCACTCGGCGCGGCTCCACGCCACGGCCGTGGTGGCGCCGGAGGGCAGCGAGGTCACACCGTCCAGCCAGTGGTCGGCGAGGCGCACGGCCTCCTCGACGGCGGACTTCTCGGCGACGCCGACGCTCGTGTCCTTCACGCCGTCCGCGGTGCCCTGCGCGACGGTCTGGCGGGCGATGTCCTTGGCCATGTCCCAGTTCACGGGACCGCCCTCGTAGCTCAGCATCTGGCCGAGCTGCTGGAAGGCGGCACCGAGGTCGTTCGGGTTCATCGAACCGAACATCGCGGCGAACGGGTTGTCCGCTCCGGGAGCGCCCGCCCCGCCCGGCAGACCCATGCCGGGGAACCCGAAGGGATTCGCCGGGCCGCCCTGACCGCCCTGATTGCCCTTCTTCTTGCCATCGTCGCCGTTCTCCGGCTC encodes:
- a CDS encoding M48 family metallopeptidase — translated: MKGNGIPENGRESLVFEPRAGGTSATATGYRRGVSADPPQRAVEVRRSARRRRTVSAYREGDRTVVLIPARMSEAEEQRWVGVMLDKLAAQESRRTFGDAELTERAAQLSEQYFDGRARPNTVRWVTNQNTRWGSCTPAEGSIRLSHRLQGMPEYVVDYVLLHELAHLLVPGHGPRFWELLEAYPRTERARGYLEGVVAAERLPKVPAAREE
- a CDS encoding ThiF family adenylyltransferase; the protein is MYPKVKPALARAWRDLQTVQFGVTPAHAVVLGPVDTATGTLIDRIDGTRGMELLRAEASGMGLPDGRADEVVRTLAGAGLLDDATAGGPRAQALRGHPQTVERLGPDLGSLSLVHREPGGDLRGIAARRAIRVRVRGSGRVGAVIAAVLAGAGVGRVEVLDGGRVEPADVAPGGLDPGSVGRPRAESAGRLVRESAPGRAPGAGKDAGAEPGLALVVVAPRDGLHAWAPDPDTAADWIAAGIPHLFAGVLEGTGLVGPLVLPGSTACAGCMERDRVDRDAAWPRMLVQWRSAHRRRAGAACDLGLSTAVAGLAAAHALAFLDGHLPASTASRWEAALPTLHWESTPVPPHPDCPCGAGGSPEADRAGSGREGHDRMR
- a CDS encoding AIM24 family protein, with translation MQSALFAHAEAQSQERYAIQNPQLLRVSLTGSDDVLARKGAMVAYQGLIDFDGEYQSTSQRNARSRTGEGLDLMRCSGQGTVYLANLAQYVHVVDVDQDGLTVDSSYVLALDSTLHTEVIAVDSQYGISGSGKYQLNISGRGKVALMTSGQPLMMHVTPDKYVNVDADAIVAWSTSLRVQMQAQTHSSGVWRRRGNTGEGWELSFLGTGFALVQPSEVLPPQNAQLGQGVAAQFGMGQHGSHAQNQNNAWN
- a CDS encoding AIM24 family protein, translated to MNQQLAGFAPTPVTARMENHGRAMLKVAMQSGQDLFARTGSMVAYEGFVQYEPNPPAVRQMASQWITGEGAPLMKCTGDGLLYLADYGADVVVINLNNDSLSVNGTNLLAFDAHLQWGVERVKGLAKFAGQGLFNVQIAGTGWVALTSRGTPIVVDCGRGEDETYVDPDALVAWSPNLKVKGKRSFKASSMIGRGSGEAYQMAFSGQGIVVVQPSEDSTDRLRARG
- a CDS encoding NUDIX hydrolase gives rise to the protein MSLHEDAVLVLKAYEDQPELRDLYLEHLAAHPDGVYKPCGAGHVTGSALVIDPVRGRVLLTLHKKLGMWLQMGGHCEPGDRTLADVALREAREESGIASGLTLLEGGPVRLDRHPIPAPCHWHLDVQYAALAPAGAVAEISEESLDLRWFPYEEVAAVADTSVVRLLEATLARLGG
- a CDS encoding TerD family protein, with amino-acid sequence MAREFQRGHKAKISDLTAGTDLYVGVQIAGSGLAFDISCFGLDANEQLSDDRYFVFFNQPKSPEESIQQLGAQSGDTESFRVTLDRIPASIHKLSFTATIDGAGQMSQIGPGYIRIVAGGEEVVRYAFTGSEFTTERAVMLGDFYLKDVWRFAAVGQGFDGGLDALLRNFGGEVAEDPQPAQQAPAAASPGFAPPPQAAAPAPAFGAPAPAQQAPAPAPSFGAPVPAPGAVPQPQYQQPAAPAPVHAAPTMAAPLAPPAPAPYGQPPQPSYGQVPPPAPAPAPYGQPPQQPSYGQVPGQQPPPYGQQQPAFGQQPPQYAQQPQQAAAGAGLAAALQPYKEAPTGTRWTPQNQQLMRVDLSMGGQAVLARQGSMVLYQGKVDFSYKGAGFAGRIVGNATGQEMQLMRCTGRGQVFLAENGAHLHAIELQGDGICVSAEAVLAFDESLQHEVRRIEGHGIPGGALFTMQFQGTGTVIVKTHGVPVVLPVTPTTFADSNAIVAWSSASQVIISSQVRLRRNAYPGHSGETVNLQFRGAPGNFIVVQPYEV
- a CDS encoding zinc-dependent metalloprotease — its product is MSDTPFGFGLPPEEPENGDDGKKKGNQGGQGGPANPFGFPGMGLPGGAGAPGADNPFAAMFGSMNPNDLGAAFQQLGQMLSYEGGPVNWDMAKDIARQTVAQGTADGVKDTSVGVAEKSAVEEAVRLADHWLDGVTSLPSGATTAVAWSRAEWVEATLPVWKELVDPVAERVGAAMGGVLPEEMQAMAGPLLGMMRSMGGAMFGQQIGQAVGTLAGEVVGSTDIGLPLGPAGKAALLPLNIESFGKDLGVPPDEVRLYLALREAAHARLFAHVPWLRSHLFGAVEGYARGIKVDTSKLEDVVGQLDPSNPEQLQEALQGGMFQPQDTPEQKAALARLETALALVEGWVDAVVHEAAKPRLTSADAMRETMRRRRASGGPAEQTFATLIGLELRPRRLRDASRLWASLTDARGVDGRDGLWEHPDMLPTASDLDDPDGFVHREQLDFSEIDKMLGEAAEKREQDGDEKK